The genomic region AAAACAGAAAAAGAGAAAGAGGTTCTTCCATGCGGTTGTCCGGGCATGAACGTAAAAAAACTTGAACCTAAATCCGAACCTGAGGTTGCGCCAAGCAACGCTGTATTAAATTCGGAGCTTTCCCAATGGCCGGTACAATTAAAACTTGTGCCCGCCAACGCGCCATACTTTGACGACGCGCATCTTTTAATAGCGGCCGACTGCGCAGCCTACGCCTATGCGAACTTTCATAAAGACTTTATAAAAGGCAAAGTCACCATTATAGGATGCCCTAAACTAGATAATGAGGATTATTCTGAAAAACTTGCTAGAATAATACAAAATAATTACATCAAAAGTATAACGCTTGTTAAAATGGAAGTCCCGTGCTGCGGCGGGTTAGAAATGATGTTAAAAGAAGCGCTTAAAAAAAGCGGCGCCATAATACCATGGAGCGTAAAAACAATAACCTTAGACGGTAACATACAAGGAATATAAAAAAGGAGGAGTGAAATTATGTCAATGTTCTGTTTTCAGTGCGAACAAACAATGAAGGGAACCGGGTG from Elusimicrobium minutum Pei191 harbors:
- a CDS encoding ATP-binding protein encodes the protein MKKRIIEINEEKCVGCGACANACAQGAIQMVNGKAKVVREDYCDGLGNCLPACPVGAINFSDKEVMKKEKNKEEIEVKKTEKEKEVLPCGCPGMNVKKLEPKSEPEVAPSNAVLNSELSQWPVQLKLVPANAPYFDDAHLLIAADCAAYAYANFHKDFIKGKVTIIGCPKLDNEDYSEKLARIIQNNYIKSITLVKMEVPCCGGLEMMLKEALKKSGAIIPWSVKTITLDGNIQGI